cctttgagcagattgagtttctggagcatcacatttgtggggtcaattaaacgctcaaaatggccagaaaaagagaactttcatctgaaactcaagAGTCTATTCTTGTTCTTAGAAATGAAGTTTATTCCATACGAGACAtagctaagaaattgaagattttctacaacggtgtgtactactcccttcagaggacagcacaaacaggctccaaccagagtagaaaaagaagtgggatgccgcgttgcacaactgagcaagaagataagtacattagagtctctagtttgagaaacagacgcctcacaggtccccaactagcatcttcattaaatagtacccgcaaaacaccagtgtcaacatctacagtgaagaggcggctgcgggattctgggcttcagggcagagtggcaaagaaaaagccatatctgagactggccaataaaagaaaaagattaagatgggcaaaagaacacagacattggacagaggaagactggaaaaaagtgttgtggacggatgaatccaagtttgaggtgtttggatcacaaagaagaacgtttgttaGACACAGAACAAATGagaagatgctggaagaatgactgacgccatctgttaagcatggtggaggtaatatgatggtctggggttgctttggtgctggtaaggtgggagatttgtacagggtaaaagggattctgaataaggaaggctatcactccattttgcaacgccatgccatacccagtggacagcgcttgattggagccaatttcatcctacaacaggacaatgaccctgaacacacctccacattgtgcaagaactatttagagcagaagcaggcagctggtattctatcggtaatggagtggccaggcGGTccccagatctgaaccccatggagctgttgtgggagcagcttgaccgtatggtaccagGAAGTGCCCATTCAACCAATCACACTggtggagctgcttctggaagcgtgggggggcatttctccagattacctcaacaaattaacagctagaatgccaaaggtctgcaatgctggaattgctgcaaatggaggattctttgaccaaagcaaagtttgatgtaaaaaaaatcttatttcaaatacaaatcattatttctaaccttgtcaatgtcttgactctattttctattcatttcacaacgtatggtggtgaagaAGTgggacttttcaggaaaacacaaaattgtttgggtgaccccaaacttttgaacggtagtgtacctccaacaagaattaaagacgaagcgtttccaagctgtgaacTTGCCAAAGGGCGGGACaaattatacgaatgtctaatctgtcatttgatgccttttggagatttttccatcttttttttggattcttcatgcacattaatacacatttttacctggggtgcccaaacctttgaacCTCACTGTagttattgtttttggtttttcttgACGCTGCGCTTTCATacgtctctttgtagttttgcttatttaaagctaaagtaCTTCAGACCAGgtcggcttctctccggtgtgtctgcgctggtgagatttaaggttacttctgtgagaaaacgttttcccacagtgtttacagctgtacggcttctctccggtgtgaatgcgctggtgagatttaaggctaCCAAtctcagaaaatgtttttccacatatatcacagctgtacggcttctctccggtgtgaatgcgctggtgagatttaaggttaccGCTCTcagaaaatgtttccccacagtgttcacagctgtacggcttctctccagtgtgtctgcgctggtgagatttaaagcCACTACCATAAGTAaaagttttcccacattgatcacaccggtacggtttctctccggtgtgaacacgttgGTGGATTACAAGGCTAGCCCTCCTTGTAAAGattttaccacatagatcacagcagtacaacttctctccagtgtgaatgcgctggtgagatttaaggttacttcgctgagaaaacgttttcccacagtgtttacagctgtacggcttctctccggtgtgaacacgttgGTGTAATTTAAGGCTACCGCTctcagaaaacattttcccacagtgttcacacgagtacggcttctctccagtgtgaacacgctgGTGAGTATTAAGGTTACCAATCTGAGAAAATGCTCTACCACAtatatcacagctgtacggcttctctccggtgtgaatgcgctggtgagcttTAAGGCTACAGCTGtcagaaaacgttttcccacagtgTTTACAGCTGtgcggcttctctccggtgtgaatgtACTGGTGAGATTTAACGCCACTACTAGAAGTAaaagttttcccacattgatcacaccggtacggtttctctccggtgtgaacacgttgGTGGATTACTAGTTTATCCCTCCTTGtaaaggttttaccacatagatcacagctgtgtagattctctccagtgtgaactctctgaggAGATTTAAAGTTCCAGATCTTGTGAAGGATtgtcacagtgttgacagtggtgacatttgggtccctctcctcttctctgttttctatagcaacagacgggggggggggggggaagagagagagaggagagttaGTGACAACTTTCTTAAACCCTGTTTTGCAGACAATGTACCAATCTATTTGCCTGGGTTGTTGCTACGGCTGCACAATTATCATTTATTGCGATCGATTTCgatttgacttcccacgatcaaatttgcgtgatcgagcaattttttttaaagcgtaatttcatagaacgcttttttttttttgcatagggCATTTACCGCTCCGTATACCactgtctgctcatgagccaatcagagtagttccctgcaccgtgcagcttagtctCTACA
The nucleotide sequence above comes from Etheostoma spectabile isolate EspeVRDwgs_2016 unplaced genomic scaffold, UIUC_Espe_1.0 scaffold00008619, whole genome shotgun sequence. Encoded proteins:
- the LOC116678915 gene encoding zinc finger protein 239-like; the encoded protein is REEERDPNVTTVNTVTILHKIWNFKSPQRVHTGENLHSCDLCGKTFTRRDKLVIHQRVHTGEKPYRCDQCGKTFTSSSGVKSHQYIHTGEKPHSCKHCGKTFSDSCSLKAHQRIHTGEKPYSCDICGRAFSQIGNLNTHQRVHTGEKPYSCEHCGKMFSESGSLKLHQRVHTGEKPYSCKHCGKTFSQRSNLKSHQRIHTGEKLYCCDLCGKIFTRRASLVIHQRVHTGEKPYRCDQCGKTFTYGSGFKSHQRRHTGEKPYSCEHCGETFSESGNLKSHQRIHTGEKPYSCDICGKTFSEIGSLKSHQRIHTGEKPYSCKHCGKTFSHRSNLKSHQRRHTGEKPTWSEVL